One window of Gloeothece citriformis PCC 7424 genomic DNA carries:
- a CDS encoding DUF3318 domain-containing protein, whose protein sequence is MTSYATSSARAEMSELRRLKTLLPPELQSWVMVEGSTEINPPLIRSEEIGRDEIEIQIDLAKWDNLAIDQRNLLFWHEVARIQNDTIPKEGWEMAALAIGLGGAVGELWVQDGLLLLLAVALCGISGYRLWQKNNGQKTLKEAMEADERAIALATRFGYSLPNAYKSLGSAFKTLIEQTPNRKERKRYESRLQALRKSASKAKAQMKQERPIV, encoded by the coding sequence ATGACTTCCTATGCAACCTCTTCCGCCAGAGCGGAGATGAGTGAACTACGGCGACTCAAAACCTTACTTCCCCCAGAATTACAAAGTTGGGTGATGGTAGAAGGAAGCACGGAAATAAATCCGCCCCTAATTCGCAGTGAAGAAATAGGCAGAGACGAAATAGAAATACAAATTGATTTGGCTAAATGGGATAATTTAGCGATCGACCAACGCAATCTCCTATTTTGGCACGAAGTGGCGCGGATTCAAAATGACACCATTCCTAAAGAAGGTTGGGAAATGGCCGCCCTCGCCATCGGATTAGGGGGAGCAGTCGGTGAATTGTGGGTACAAGATGGGTTATTATTACTCTTAGCCGTTGCCTTGTGTGGAATTTCTGGTTATCGTCTTTGGCAAAAAAATAATGGGCAAAAAACCCTAAAAGAAGCTATGGAAGCCGATGAAAGAGCGATCGCTCTAGCCACTCGTTTTGGTTATTCCTTACCCAACGCCTATAAGAGTCTGGGAAGTGCTTTCAAAACTCTCATTGAGCAAACCCCCAACCGCAAAGAACGCAAACGTTATGAGAGTCGCTTACAAGCTCTTAGAAAGAGCGCCTCTAAAGCTAAAGCACAAATGAAACAAGAACGGCCTATTGTTTAA
- a CDS encoding sugar transferase has protein sequence MATQLPPKDFPIVFNHDSPIILIPNRLTVLEAVDFKNTCHDLLVQTSPSSRIILDFSQTQFIDSSGIGALVHNLKATQQQKIELVLYNVQPPIMGVLSLTGLDQILLLERPTASDVPQISSPDDKSLPETHPSVKSSLKRVIDILGSLVGLAITGLLFIPIMLAIKRDSSGPIFFTQTRCGWLGKQFKIIKFRSMCVEAETLKDKIPNQASGAIFKNENDPRVTKVGRFLRRTSLDELPQFWNVLRGEMSLVGTRPPTPDEVDRYDIPQWRRLNIKPGMTGEWQVNGRSQVRNFEDIIELDLRYQKNWSLYYDMELIFKTILILFNKNSGAY, from the coding sequence ATGGCCACCCAACTTCCTCCTAAAGACTTCCCCATAGTTTTTAATCATGATAGTCCCATAATTCTCATTCCTAATCGTCTGACGGTTTTAGAGGCAGTGGATTTTAAAAACACCTGTCATGACTTACTGGTTCAGACTTCTCCAAGCTCAAGAATTATACTCGATTTCAGCCAAACACAATTTATCGATAGTAGTGGAATAGGGGCATTAGTTCATAATTTAAAAGCCACCCAGCAACAAAAAATAGAACTGGTACTCTATAATGTACAGCCCCCCATCATGGGGGTTTTGTCTCTAACAGGACTCGATCAAATTTTGCTCCTTGAACGTCCTACCGCCTCTGATGTTCCCCAAATTTCCTCACCTGATGATAAATCTTTACCAGAAACTCATCCATCTGTTAAATCTTCCCTAAAACGGGTTATTGATATTCTTGGGAGTCTCGTGGGTTTGGCCATTACAGGGCTTTTATTTATTCCGATTATGCTCGCTATTAAAAGGGATAGTTCAGGCCCCATTTTCTTTACTCAAACTCGTTGTGGTTGGTTAGGAAAACAGTTTAAAATTATTAAGTTTCGCTCAATGTGTGTCGAGGCAGAAACGCTTAAAGATAAAATTCCTAATCAGGCAAGTGGGGCGATTTTTAAAAATGAAAATGATCCCAGAGTGACTAAAGTGGGGCGATTTTTACGCCGTACCAGTTTAGATGAATTACCTCAATTTTGGAATGTATTGAGAGGAGAAATGAGTTTAGTAGGAACTCGTCCTCCTACCCCCGATGAAGTCGATCGTTATGATATTCCTCAATGGCGAAGGTTAAATATTAAACCCGGCATGACAGGAGAATGGCAAGTTAACGGACGCTCTCAGGTACGCAATTTTGAGGATATTATTGAACTGGATTTACGTTACCAAAAAAATTGGAGTTTATATTATGATATGGAACTAATTTTTAAGACAATTTTAATTTTATTTAATAAAAACAGTGGGGCGTACTGA
- a CDS encoding ATP-binding protein, with the protein MGRTEGSHSNNNEIRHQFRLRVRTELEQLIPVLKWFENHTQSLLPETIIWQVKVALAEGFTNTVRYAHQHLPHETPIELALAIFSNYLELKIWDYGNPFDLHKKLQELKESDEDPLLKEGDRGLIFMQSLMDELDYIRLSNEQNCLIMKKKI; encoded by the coding sequence GTGGGGCGTACTGAGGGATCACATTCAAATAATAACGAAATTCGACATCAATTCCGTCTGAGAGTCCGAACGGAATTAGAACAGTTGATTCCGGTTTTAAAGTGGTTTGAAAACCATACTCAATCTCTACTACCAGAAACTATTATCTGGCAAGTTAAAGTCGCTTTAGCAGAAGGATTTACCAATACTGTCCGCTATGCTCATCAACATTTACCTCATGAAACTCCTATTGAATTAGCACTAGCTATCTTTTCTAATTATTTAGAACTAAAAATATGGGACTATGGCAACCCTTTTGATTTACACAAAAAACTTCAGGAATTAAAAGAAAGTGATGAAGATCCTCTCTTAAAAGAAGGCGATCGAGGATTAATTTTTATGCAAAGTTTAATGGATGAATTGGACTATATTCGTCTTTCTAATGAACAAAATTGTTTAATCATGAAGAAAAAAATTTAG